A genomic region of Deinococcus misasensis DSM 22328 contains the following coding sequences:
- a CDS encoding ABC transporter permease, producing MKRYLQLYFDLLKQNIKTKLEYRVNFFIGGISTLAGQVAGLLTLWVVMENIPTLKGWTLSQLLLIYGLLTLSKSLNHMFADNLWRLGWAYIRTGDFDRYLVRPVNPLFHLLADRFCEDGIGNFVVGLALIVYSSLALDIPWTLFNLLYLLLMVLSGGFIFMGINLITSSLSFWMTDSLPVMWGVFETHEFARYPLKIYHASVNVVFTWILPFGIASYYPASYLLGQPVGFLAWMAPIMAVLFMGVGYGFWKAGLSRYTGAGS from the coding sequence GTGAAACGTTACCTGCAACTGTACTTTGACCTTTTAAAACAGAACATCAAAACCAAACTGGAATACCGGGTGAACTTCTTCATCGGAGGGATCAGCACCCTTGCTGGACAGGTCGCTGGCCTCCTGACACTCTGGGTGGTGATGGAAAACATCCCGACTTTGAAAGGCTGGACCCTGAGTCAACTGCTGCTGATTTACGGTTTACTCACCCTCTCCAAGTCCCTGAACCACATGTTTGCCGACAACCTCTGGCGTCTGGGCTGGGCCTACATCCGCACCGGAGACTTTGACCGTTATCTGGTGCGTCCGGTGAATCCCCTGTTTCACCTGCTGGCAGACCGTTTCTGTGAGGACGGCATCGGCAACTTTGTGGTGGGCCTGGCCCTGATCGTGTACAGCAGTCTGGCTCTGGACATCCCGTGGACCCTGTTCAACCTGCTGTACCTGCTCCTGATGGTGCTCAGTGGAGGGTTCATTTTCATGGGCATCAACCTGATCACCTCCAGCCTGTCCTTCTGGATGACCGATTCTCTGCCCGTCATGTGGGGTGTGTTTGAGACCCACGAATTTGCCCGCTATCCCCTCAAGATTTACCATGCCAGCGTGAATGTGGTTTTCACATGGATTTTGCCGTTTGGGATTGCCTCGTATTACCCAGCCAGTTATTTGCTCGGGCAACCGGTGGGCTTTCTGGCGTGGATGGCCCCCATCATGGCCGTGCTGTTCATGGGGGTGGGTTACGGGTTCTGGAAAGCGGGTTTGAGTCGGTATACAGGCGCAGGGAGTTAA
- a CDS encoding ABC transporter ATP-binding protein: MEPLPIDVQNLRKIFAIHKKEAGLRGSIKGLFKPEYQYKTAVNDLSFQVGKGEVVGYIGVNGAGKSTTIKILTGILAPSGGQVRILGRDPFKNRVANARDIGVVFGQRTQLWWDLALVESLRLITRMYDVPQARYQALLEEFSQTLELDELLSKPVRTMSLGQKMRAELAATLIHEPKIVYLDEPTIGLDIMAKQRIRDFIKRQSQERDVSVLLTTHDLGDIEELCQRIIIIDNGQIIYDGQLSTIKNHFGTHRTITFETAEKLNTSRLVVPRGAEIISGEGQKLVLKFNRSEASASQVAASVMQQLEVQDFQLQEPDLTSIISQIYQGALSREKVTG, encoded by the coding sequence ATGGAACCACTTCCGATTGATGTTCAAAACCTGAGAAAAATATTCGCCATTCACAAAAAAGAGGCTGGTTTAAGGGGATCCATCAAAGGGCTGTTCAAACCCGAGTACCAGTACAAAACCGCCGTCAATGACCTGAGTTTTCAGGTGGGCAAAGGAGAGGTGGTCGGTTACATCGGGGTGAATGGTGCAGGCAAAAGCACCACCATCAAAATCCTGACCGGTATTTTGGCCCCCAGTGGTGGACAGGTCAGGATTCTGGGCCGGGATCCATTCAAAAACCGGGTGGCCAATGCCAGAGACATTGGGGTGGTGTTCGGGCAACGGACGCAACTCTGGTGGGACCTTGCTCTGGTGGAGTCTTTGCGACTGATCACCCGGATGTATGACGTTCCACAAGCAAGGTATCAGGCTTTGCTGGAGGAGTTTTCCCAGACCCTTGAACTGGATGAACTGCTGTCCAAACCGGTACGAACCATGTCTCTGGGTCAGAAAATGCGGGCAGAACTGGCTGCTACACTCATCCACGAGCCCAAGATTGTGTATCTGGATGAACCGACCATTGGCCTTGACATCATGGCCAAACAAAGGATTCGGGACTTCATCAAACGCCAGAGTCAGGAACGGGATGTGAGTGTGCTGCTCACCACCCACGACCTTGGAGACATTGAGGAGTTGTGCCAGAGGATCATCATCATCGACAACGGACAGATCATTTATGACGGGCAGCTCTCCACCATCAAAAACCACTTTGGTACACACCGCACCATCACTTTTGAAACCGCTGAAAAGCTGAACACCTCCAGACTGGTGGTGCCCAGAGGGGCAGAAATCATCTCTGGCGAGGGGCAAAAACTGGTGCTGAAATTCAACCGCTCTGAGGCGAGCGCCAGTCAGGTGGCTGCCTCTGTGATGCAACAACTGGAGGTGCAGGATTTTCAGTTGCAGGAACCGGACCTCACCTCGATCATCTCGCAGATTTATCAGGGGGCGCTGTCCAGAGAAAAGGTGACCGGATGA
- a CDS encoding nuclear transport factor 2 family protein, which produces MYHAIVRSIVRSAFQTLSLGKNADLNKVMALFAPDAHFSFAGEHALGGDFKGPSSIRAWFERFQQVFPEVHFEVQRVVVSGWPWNTLVNTFFTVQAPLPDGTLYQNQGLQVLRIGWGKIKEDHIFEDVARLKEALERLKKSQVHTGS; this is translated from the coding sequence ATGTATCATGCCATTGTCCGATCCATTGTGCGCTCTGCTTTCCAGACCCTCAGCCTTGGTAAAAACGCCGATCTGAACAAAGTGATGGCTTTGTTCGCGCCAGATGCCCACTTTTCATTTGCAGGAGAACATGCTCTGGGAGGAGATTTCAAAGGACCCTCCTCCATTCGGGCGTGGTTTGAACGGTTTCAGCAGGTTTTTCCAGAGGTCCATTTCGAGGTGCAGCGTGTGGTGGTCAGTGGATGGCCCTGGAACACACTGGTCAACACCTTTTTCACCGTGCAAGCCCCTTTGCCAGACGGAACCCTGTACCAGAATCAAGGATTGCAGGTGCTGCGGATTGGGTGGGGGAAAATCAAAGAAGACCACATTTTTGAGGATGTGGCCCGATTGAAAGAAGCTCTGGAGCGTTTGAAGAAATCACAGGTTCACACTGGAAGCTGA
- a CDS encoding ABC transporter permease has translation MNAVLNRISVYAAVGITQAKVRMAYSAWFWASLFVQTVGLLVMVYFWSAVYENQTSINGQNMQQTLNYIMLARMLSGLTNSGIIQRFGQLLNRGELAIELLRPVDFQLQNLAQALNRWTTDLVMRWQLWMIALIFFHLQLPSEPLAYLYFLVSLVLGMVIVFFFEYMIACIVFLTTESWGLTVLKEGVASFLSGALIPLTLMPEWLRTVANWTPFSKVVYVPASFLSGLTPLAQGPSVLLELVLWVIGLGLLSRLVFAHTVKHATIQGG, from the coding sequence ATGAATGCCGTTCTGAACCGCATTTCGGTTTATGCTGCGGTGGGCATAACGCAAGCCAAAGTGCGCATGGCTTACAGTGCGTGGTTCTGGGCCAGCCTGTTTGTGCAAACCGTAGGCCTCTTGGTGATGGTGTATTTCTGGAGCGCTGTCTACGAGAACCAGACGAGCATCAACGGTCAAAACATGCAGCAGACCCTCAATTACATCATGCTGGCCCGGATGCTCTCTGGACTGACCAACTCGGGGATCATCCAGAGGTTCGGGCAGCTTCTCAACCGTGGGGAACTGGCCATTGAACTGCTGCGGCCTGTGGATTTTCAGTTGCAGAATCTGGCGCAGGCCCTGAACCGCTGGACCACCGATCTGGTGATGCGCTGGCAGCTCTGGATGATTGCTCTGATATTTTTCCACTTGCAACTGCCCTCTGAACCGCTGGCCTACCTGTATTTTCTGGTGTCTCTGGTGCTGGGAATGGTGATTGTGTTTTTCTTCGAGTACATGATCGCCTGCATCGTCTTTCTGACCACCGAATCGTGGGGCCTGACCGTGCTGAAAGAAGGGGTGGCCTCTTTTTTGAGTGGTGCCCTGATTCCCCTCACCCTCATGCCCGAGTGGCTCAGAACGGTGGCCAACTGGACGCCTTTCAGCAAGGTGGTTTATGTGCCTGCTTCATTTCTGAGTGGCCTGACCCCTCTGGCTCAGGGACCTTCGGTTTTGCTGGAACTGGTGCTGTGGGTGATCGGTCTGGGTTTGCTGTCCCGTCTGGTGTTTGCCCACACCGTCAAGCACGCCACCATTCAGGGAGGTTGA